The Lathyrus oleraceus cultivar Zhongwan6 chromosome 5, CAAS_Psat_ZW6_1.0, whole genome shotgun sequence genome includes the window aatctTGTGAAGAAACTCTCTAtgaacaagtaatcattgaaaagGTAATAAGATCACTTACTCTTCATtttgattacattgttgtagcaattgaacaCTCTGAGGACCTTAACACCATGAGAATTAAAAAGCTGTAGAATAGTCTAGAGGCACAAAAGTTGTGTCTGATTGAGAGAAACTCTGAAAGAGAGGTAAAGCAGACTCTGAAAGCGTCTTCTGGTAAGAAGAATCAGAAGCAATCTTGGCTAGAGGCCAATAAGAGACATGATGATGGTTATCAGAAGTCAAAAGCCTCCAACTCTAATGAGAAGAAACATCATAAGAGAAAGGAGAAGTTTAACAAGAAGAAGGTTTAATACTATTGCGGTAAGAAGTTTGGTTATTTTGCTActgattgttggtcaaacaaggaaaggaaacCAGAAGAAGAAAATATAACTAGAGGGtattttgatgatgaaaatgtgttATTGATGGTTTCTGAATCTAATGGTGGATATTTggtagactggtggtatatggacattgGCTTCTCAAATAACCTAACTGGAAACAAAAAATGGATTATTGATTTTGACTCTAGAAAAAGGACAAAGATCATATATGTTGATGATAAGTATCTTAACACTGAAGGAATGGGAAATTTAAAAGTCAGAGTGAAGCATGGAAAAACTGTTCTGATCAAGGATGTTTGGTATGTTCCTAGCATGAAGAGTAATTTGATGAGTGTAAGACAACTAATTGAGAAAGGCTTCTCAATTACTATGAAGGAcaatctcttgaagttgtatgattctGATTAGAAGCTGATTATACAATCTAAACAGGGAAGCAACAGAACATTCAAAGTGAATATGGAAACAAATGAAACTAAATGCTTTAGTGTAGAAGGTGCTAAAGGTGACAGCAAAC containing:
- the LOC127079729 gene encoding uncharacterized protein LOC127079729, translated to MKKNVKVPDYISRVILITNEMKSCEETLYEQVIIEKNSLEAQKLCLIERNSEREVKQTLKASSGKKNQKQSWLEANKRHDDGYQKSKASNSNEKKHHKRKEKFNKKKERKPEEENITRGYFDDENVLLMVSESNGGYLVDWWYMDIGFSNNLTGNKKWIIDFDSRKRTKIIYVDDKYLNTEGMGNLKVRVKHGKTVLIKDVWYVPSMKSNLMSVRQLIEKGFSITMKDNLLKLYDSD